From a region of the Salvelinus alpinus chromosome 2, SLU_Salpinus.1, whole genome shotgun sequence genome:
- the LOC139548630 gene encoding zinc finger protein 180-like encodes MSSLNYSLPAEEETVCWPEKEALIKEEEEEKDVTIQKQVEGEVVTLKEEEKDVSVKEEEDVTVKEEAFRMKEEDVTVKEEEDAVFEVKAEEGGITVSSEEEEEETGYLGPISQTQFKACSGSKDELSHKMVLRNRAVITTGERRDYRGSSGEPRQHHEAEKSLSRSDLFKKHQQRSTGKKSHCCSDCGKCCKSSSELKIHQRTHTGEKPYSCDQCGISFAKSSHLTTHQRTHTGEKPYSCDQCGKSFTRSDSLTLHQRTHTGEKPYSCGQCGKSFTASGSLTLHQRTHTGEKPYSCGQCGKSFTTSGSLTLHQRTHTGEKPYSCDQCGKSFGQSGQLTVHQRTHTGEKPYSCDQCGKSFTTSGSLTLHQRTHTGEKSYSCDQCGKSFTTSGSLTLHQRTHTGDKPYSCDQCGKSFTTSGSLTLHQRTHTGDKPYSCDQCGKSFVQSSYLTVHKRTHTGEPMYSCDQR; translated from the exons atgagttcactaaattACTCTCTTCCTGCTGAAGAAGAGACGGTCTGTTGgccggagaaagaagctctcatcaaagaggaggaggaagagaaggatgttacaatacaaaaacaagtagagggtgaggttgttaccctgaaagaagaagagaaagacgtttcagtgaaagaagaggaagacgttacagtgaaagaagaggcgtTCAGAATGAAAGAggaagacgttacagtgaaagaagaggaggatgcagtttttgaaGTGAAAGCGGAGGAGGGGGGTATTACGGTCTcatcggaagaagaggaggaggaaactggatatctgggcccgaTTTCCCAAACGCAATTTAAGGCATGCAGTGGTTCTAAAgatgaacttagccataagatggttttgagaaaccgggccgtgattaccactg gagagagacgtgactatcgtggatcctctggggagcctcgaCAACATCATGAGGCAGAGaaaagtctctccagatcagacctcttcaagaaacaccagcagagatccacagggaagaaatctcactgctgctctgactgtgggaaatgttgcaaatcttcatcagaacttaaaatacaccagagaacacacacaggagagaaaccttatagctgtgatcaatgtgggataaGTTTTGCTAAATCTAGCCATCTGActacacaccagagaacacacacaggagagaaaccatatagctgtgatcaatgtgggaagagttttactagatctgactctctgactttacaccaaagaacacacacaggagagaaaccttatagctgtggtcaatgtgggaagagttttactgcatctggctctctgactttacaccaaagaacacacacaggagagaaaccttatagctgtggtcaatgtgggaagagttttactacatctggctctctaactttacaccaaagaacacacacgggagagaaaccttatagctgtgatcaatgtgggaagagttttggtcaatctggccagctgacagtgcaccagagaacacacacaggagagaaaccttatagctgtgatcaatgtgggaagagttttactacatctggctctctgactttacaccaaagaacacacacaggagagaaatcttatagctgtgatcaatgtgggaagagttttactacatctggctctctaactttacaccaaagaacacacacaggagataaaccttatagctgtgatcaatgtgggaagagttttactacatctggctctctaactttacaccaaagaacacacacaggagataaaccttatagctgtgatcaatgtgggaagagttttgttcaatctagctatctgacagtgcacaagagaacacacacaggagagccaATGTATAGCTGTGACCAGAGataa